The following proteins come from a genomic window of Lachnoclostridium phytofermentans ISDg:
- a CDS encoding sensor histidine kinase, translated as MLKILKINKMKKQNKRKYLGLKGRMLLGILQVLIPIMIVITILFWNTRKVMKQEYMRTTQSRVTEIANKIDAKLTDIYSVSDNFAANDQLDKYIEKVYSPQEQIYKKLDIVRIYSNIFSAYDILNKRERISAIYTYKGELFNFLDPNKNTKEVIEKLQDMNIEDPDLLMKFRWFPVQDNFLLSDYPEGIREQKAVMGIRRIYSWEKGKYQYVQLFALKEKEIYEQYVQLAESIPGDIYILTGDGSLISSSNEEVVKAGEISSKLKDMILERTKDSQEMQDSSGHKLVNVKVSEVNDWMTVMIIPVNAVTRDMDMLYLRIFLVMMVCVGLCAIMVLYLYKSFMDPIGELNASMKEVYGGNLNAYIEVKQKNEMGDMIRYYNSMLEQINTLFIEDLKAERKKKELELEVLMSQINPHFLYNTLENIVWISNDAGRPDIGRMAASLGRMYRLSISGGQVIVLMEHEIEHLMAFVNIQKNRYKEEFEFDLRTDMQQIHGLYSLKILLQPVVENSFLYGMTGLKHPMLIRVTIKEKDGWVTIKVMDNGRGMDKEQLKEIRNQIRFGRTEKAEQERNRRSTGIGLHSVEMRIKLYFGVDHAVSIYSKKEVGTLTVIRIPKITKDDVDERGNLIENKRIK; from the coding sequence ATGCTAAAGATTCTGAAAATTAATAAAATGAAAAAGCAAAATAAGAGAAAATATTTGGGCCTAAAAGGCAGGATGCTGCTCGGTATTTTACAGGTGCTGATTCCGATTATGATAGTGATCACTATATTATTCTGGAATACACGAAAAGTTATGAAGCAGGAATATATGCGAACTACCCAAAGCAGGGTTACTGAGATTGCTAATAAAATAGATGCTAAACTTACGGATATTTACAGTGTTTCTGATAATTTCGCTGCAAATGACCAGTTGGATAAATATATTGAAAAGGTATATTCACCGCAAGAGCAGATTTATAAGAAACTGGATATTGTTCGTATTTACAGTAATATATTTTCAGCTTATGATATATTAAATAAGAGGGAAAGAATCAGTGCAATATACACATACAAAGGGGAGTTGTTTAATTTTCTGGACCCTAATAAGAATACGAAAGAGGTTATAGAAAAATTACAGGATATGAATATTGAAGATCCTGACCTTTTGATGAAGTTTCGCTGGTTTCCAGTGCAAGATAATTTTCTTTTGAGTGACTATCCGGAGGGGATACGCGAGCAGAAGGCTGTTATGGGTATTCGAAGGATTTATTCATGGGAAAAAGGAAAATATCAATATGTACAGTTATTTGCCTTGAAAGAAAAAGAGATATATGAACAGTATGTTCAACTTGCTGAATCTATTCCTGGTGATATCTATATTTTAACAGGAGATGGCAGTTTGATTTCCTCGAGCAATGAAGAAGTGGTAAAAGCCGGGGAAATATCAAGTAAATTAAAAGATATGATCTTAGAGCGTACCAAGGACTCTCAGGAAATGCAAGATTCTTCGGGACATAAATTGGTAAATGTAAAAGTTTCCGAAGTAAATGACTGGATGACAGTTATGATAATTCCTGTAAATGCGGTTACTAGGGATATGGATATGCTATACCTTAGAATATTCTTGGTTATGATGGTTTGTGTCGGACTTTGTGCTATCATGGTATTATATTTATATAAGAGCTTTATGGATCCAATCGGCGAGCTCAATGCCTCAATGAAAGAAGTGTATGGTGGTAATCTAAACGCTTATATTGAAGTGAAACAGAAAAATGAAATGGGTGATATGATACGCTATTACAATTCAATGCTGGAGCAAATTAATACCCTTTTCATTGAAGATTTAAAAGCAGAACGTAAGAAAAAAGAACTGGAACTTGAAGTATTGATGAGTCAGATTAACCCTCATTTCCTTTATAATACTCTGGAGAATATTGTGTGGATATCCAATGATGCTGGCAGACCAGACATTGGACGTATGGCTGCCTCCCTTGGCAGAATGTATCGTTTGTCAATAAGCGGGGGTCAGGTTATTGTCTTAATGGAACACGAAATAGAGCATCTGATGGCCTTTGTCAATATTCAAAAAAACCGCTATAAGGAAGAGTTTGAATTTGACCTCCGTACGGATATGCAGCAGATACATGGATTGTATTCTTTAAAGATATTGCTACAACCTGTGGTAGAAAATTCTTTCCTATATGGTATGACTGGATTAAAACATCCAATGCTAATCAGGGTAACTATTAAAGAGAAAGATGGATGGGTCACCATAAAAGTGATGGATAATGGCCGTGGAATGGACAAAGAGCAATTAAAGGAAATACGAAACCAAATTCGCTTTGGAAGGACAGAGAAGGCAGAACAAGAGAGAAACCGCCGTAGTACCGGTATCGGGCTCCATAGTGTGGAAATGAGAATTAAGCTGTACTTTGGAGTTGATCATGCTGTTTCTATATATAGTAAAAAAGAGGTGGGAACTTTAACTGTCATTCGGATCCCAAAGATAACGAAAGATGATGTTGACGAACGTGGAAATTTGATAGAAAATAAGCGAATAAAGTAA
- a CDS encoding response regulator transcription factor: protein MYKLLVVEDEKSIAYGMANSIPWGEWGFEISGVCGNGLEALDQIKKDKPHVIISDIRMPEMDGIELMQYLNQHYPEIKIIILSGYNDFEYMQMSIKSQVSEYLLKPTDLDEFEVMFRKMKDRLDEENRKKIEEIELKQAYEEGKSLKLRKKFNDLIKGYGYNEEEMEEEFLQHDGNWFGVIRISFDVQNSVDKNAFYQKQIKIENLLNEKASKEQQIVGKFILNFEEKITGILKSEEEPEEEVLRSYTKKMLECVIGEGNINAYAGISNFYVDFQMLPQCYEQAKCCVGQKIYSEAKSQIMFYKEMQEADFDYYAISFDVEKILKEILEQQEKELEETLEQIFSEFRGKVILDYDCINRLSLELMFNLSRELLRYGVQLEKVMKKMDYTYTHIYTFKSLEGKKEFLFKILREVSKESARMKGEWKNRSSLAQQIKEIVDAEYDSNQISLEYVGTKVCKNTAYISKIFKNEFGCNFSDYIISKRLEKSQKLLADPALKIYEIAEEMGWADVSNYIKLFKKKYGMSPKEYRNILQAGGILQTGGNHPKGVGHAKDSEN, encoded by the coding sequence ATGTATAAGCTATTGGTGGTGGAAGACGAAAAATCAATTGCATATGGAATGGCAAATAGTATTCCATGGGGGGAATGGGGATTTGAAATTAGCGGTGTCTGCGGAAATGGATTGGAGGCCCTTGATCAAATAAAAAAGGACAAGCCTCATGTGATAATTTCAGACATTCGAATGCCAGAAATGGATGGAATAGAGCTAATGCAGTATCTAAATCAGCATTACCCGGAGATTAAAATCATTATTCTAAGTGGCTATAATGATTTTGAATATATGCAGATGTCCATTAAAAGCCAGGTTTCTGAGTACTTATTAAAACCTACTGATCTTGATGAATTCGAAGTTATGTTTCGTAAAATGAAAGATAGACTTGATGAAGAAAATAGAAAAAAAATAGAGGAAATTGAGCTAAAACAGGCTTATGAGGAAGGTAAGAGCCTAAAGCTTAGAAAGAAGTTCAATGATTTGATAAAGGGCTATGGCTATAACGAAGAAGAGATGGAGGAAGAATTCTTACAACATGATGGAAACTGGTTTGGTGTTATTCGGATTAGTTTCGATGTCCAGAATTCGGTAGATAAGAATGCCTTTTATCAGAAGCAAATTAAGATAGAGAACCTTCTAAATGAAAAGGCTTCCAAAGAGCAGCAAATAGTAGGAAAATTTATTTTAAACTTTGAAGAAAAGATAACCGGAATTCTAAAATCTGAAGAAGAACCAGAAGAAGAAGTCCTTCGTAGCTATACCAAGAAGATGTTAGAATGCGTCATAGGAGAGGGTAACATCAATGCATATGCAGGTATTAGCAACTTCTATGTGGATTTTCAGATGTTACCTCAGTGTTATGAACAAGCGAAATGCTGTGTCGGTCAGAAAATCTATAGTGAAGCCAAAAGCCAGATTATGTTCTATAAAGAAATGCAGGAAGCAGATTTTGACTATTACGCCATTTCTTTTGACGTGGAGAAGATTCTTAAGGAAATTTTAGAACAGCAAGAAAAAGAATTAGAAGAGACACTGGAACAGATTTTCTCTGAATTCAGAGGGAAGGTGATTCTTGATTATGATTGTATTAACCGTCTAAGCCTTGAGTTAATGTTTAACCTATCCCGTGAGCTGTTACGCTATGGTGTTCAACTTGAGAAAGTTATGAAAAAGATGGATTACACATATACACACATATATACCTTTAAAAGCTTGGAAGGGAAAAAAGAGTTTCTATTTAAAATTCTTCGAGAAGTTTCCAAAGAAAGTGCTCGAATGAAGGGAGAATGGAAAAACAGAAGCAGCCTTGCTCAGCAAATAAAGGAAATTGTGGATGCAGAATACGATTCTAACCAGATTTCTCTAGAATATGTTGGTACCAAGGTGTGTAAGAATACAGCATACATTTCTAAAATATTTAAAAATGAATTTGGATGTAATTTTAGTGATTATATTATATCAAAACGATTGGAGAAAAGTCAGAAACTTCTGGCAGATCCGGCACTTAAGATATATGAAATAGCTGAGGAAATGGGATGGGCTGATGTATCCAACTATATTAAGTTATTTAAGAAAAAGTATGGAATGAGTCCAAAAGAGTATCGTAATATCCTCCAAGCAGGAGGTATCCTCCAAACAGGAGGTAACCACCCAAAAGGAGTTGGCCATGCTAAAGATTCTGAAAATTAA
- a CDS encoding FMN-binding protein translates to MRKSKRWIAVTALAGITAAALITAVVVKNNLNKGPEGTISIVQEGTDMGIKQVQVLKDKSGTITGYTVNVESKGFGKTPMELAISFNAEKDTITGIVVVSHSESDDYGAKMTQPEFLDQFKGAKLPIYIPGVSLTSASSKVKEVTTMTTTSSTLKDGKYKVEAKEASNGYTSQLSMTIAGGLITEVVWDCVDANGNLKSVQAINGEYVMTEKGPNWAEQAEALAQYVIEHQGLTGLTIDEGGKTDAVASVSISISDFVAQVEECLTLASNVQVLKDGTYKKVATEAYNGYTSSVELTVAGGKITDVIWDCADANGNLKSVLSQNGEYVMTKDGPTWYEQAQDLAKYVIEKQGTTGLTLDESGKTDVVASVSIAISEFVDQVEDCLRQAAAQPVVLNNGTYNIEAAEASNGYVSKLSLTVAGGKITDVVWDCEDANGNLKSIQSQNGEYVMTADGATWYEQAQALAQYVIANQGTAGLTLDENGKTDVVATVSISINEFVAQVEEAIREAAGVKEEVKLNDGKYEIEAPEAHNGYVSKLTLIVAGGKVTDVVWDCEDANGNLKSIQSQNGEYVMTEKGATWFEQAQALAQYVIEHQGTDGLILDENGKTDVVATVSIDISEFVNQVEQALRKAAGEAEPEQPEKEEEPEPEVVDGTKVDGISGATITTKAILAAINNAYDYLVHYVNE, encoded by the coding sequence ATGAGAAAGAGTAAGAGATGGATTGCCGTTACGGCACTAGCAGGAATAACTGCTGCAGCGCTAATTACCGCTGTTGTTGTGAAGAACAATCTGAACAAAGGACCAGAAGGAACCATATCCATTGTTCAAGAAGGAACCGACATGGGTATTAAACAGGTTCAAGTATTAAAGGATAAATCAGGAACTATTACCGGTTATACAGTGAATGTAGAATCCAAAGGTTTCGGTAAAACTCCAATGGAGTTAGCAATCAGTTTTAATGCGGAAAAGGATACGATTACAGGAATCGTAGTGGTGTCCCATTCTGAGAGCGATGACTATGGCGCAAAGATGACACAGCCAGAATTCTTAGATCAATTTAAGGGTGCTAAGCTACCAATCTACATTCCAGGTGTTAGTTTAACTTCTGCTTCTTCTAAAGTGAAAGAAGTTACAACTATGACCACAACTTCTTCTACATTAAAAGATGGAAAATATAAAGTAGAAGCAAAAGAAGCAAGCAATGGTTATACCAGCCAATTATCAATGACAATAGCTGGTGGATTAATTACTGAAGTAGTTTGGGATTGTGTTGATGCGAATGGAAATTTAAAGAGCGTTCAAGCAATAAATGGCGAATATGTGATGACAGAAAAGGGTCCGAACTGGGCAGAACAAGCGGAAGCTTTAGCTCAGTATGTTATTGAACATCAAGGATTAACAGGACTTACAATAGATGAAGGTGGTAAAACTGACGCTGTAGCAAGTGTAAGTATTTCTATCAGCGATTTCGTGGCACAAGTGGAAGAGTGTTTAACTCTTGCATCTAATGTGCAGGTACTAAAAGATGGAACATATAAAAAAGTAGCAACAGAAGCTTACAATGGCTATACAAGTAGTGTGGAACTAACTGTTGCTGGTGGCAAGATTACAGACGTAATATGGGATTGTGCTGATGCAAATGGAAACTTAAAGAGTGTTCTATCTCAAAATGGCGAATATGTTATGACAAAAGATGGTCCAACATGGTATGAGCAGGCTCAGGATCTAGCAAAGTATGTTATTGAGAAACAAGGAACAACTGGTCTTACTCTTGATGAGAGTGGAAAGACAGATGTTGTAGCAAGTGTTAGTATTGCCATTTCGGAATTTGTAGATCAGGTAGAAGATTGTCTTCGTCAGGCAGCGGCTCAACCTGTTGTATTAAATAATGGAACTTATAATATTGAAGCAGCTGAAGCAAGCAACGGTTATGTAAGCAAATTAAGCTTAACAGTAGCTGGCGGTAAGATTACGGATGTTGTTTGGGACTGCGAAGATGCGAATGGCAACTTAAAGAGCATACAGTCACAAAACGGTGAGTATGTAATGACAGCGGATGGAGCAACCTGGTATGAGCAAGCTCAGGCTCTTGCACAATATGTTATTGCAAATCAGGGAACAGCTGGTCTTACTCTTGATGAAAATGGAAAGACAGACGTAGTTGCTACGGTAAGTATTTCTATCAATGAATTTGTAGCTCAGGTAGAAGAAGCAATTCGCGAGGCTGCCGGTGTGAAAGAAGAAGTTAAATTAAATGATGGTAAATACGAAATCGAAGCGCCTGAAGCACACAACGGTTATGTAAGCAAATTAACCTTAATAGTAGCTGGTGGTAAAGTTACAGATGTAGTTTGGGATTGTGAAGATGCGAATGGAAACCTTAAGAGTATTCAGTCACAAAACGGCGAGTATGTAATGACAGAAAAAGGTGCAACATGGTTTGAGCAGGCTCAGGCACTTGCACAATACGTTATTGAACATCAAGGAACAGACGGACTTATCTTAGATGAGAATGGAAAGACTGATGTTGTTGCAACCGTAAGTATTGATATTTCGGAATTTGTAAACCAGGTAGAACAAGCACTTCGTAAGGCTGCAGGTGAAGCAGAACCAGAACAACCTGAAAAAGAAGAAGAACCAGAACCAGAAGTAGTGGATGGCACTAAAGTCGATGGTATTTCTGGTGCTACTATAACTACAAAGGCAATCTTAGCGGCAATTAACAATGCGTATGATTATCTTGTTCATTATGTAAATGAGTAA
- a CDS encoding FAD:protein FMN transferase translates to MRKYHMINIIKHKNQKSDLNNNSNQNKGFFTKRTIKFLTLITLSTVMLTFNACAKKTPSKDSPEPTPTIAEKEGTTPISKSSFKLNTVVSITLYDSEDERIIDEAFQLCDYYENLLSRTKKESEIYQLNEKAHNSYTVSDETKELLTKGFLYSQLSDGAFDLTLEPLTSLWNFGSSEERLPSPDEIKEALTHIGYQYLKLDGNTITFEKDGMGIDLGAIAKGYIADKIKEFLVSKGVNSAIINLGGNILCVGEKPDGSAFKVGIQKPFKDRNETIAVIEIRDLTVVSSGIYERFFTVDGKNYHHILNPSTGYPYENDLTSVTIVTKESVDGDALSTTCFALGLEKGMKLIESLPDTYAVFITSDYELHYTKGFKENIKIVE, encoded by the coding sequence ATGAGAAAATACCATATGATTAATATAATAAAACATAAAAACCAAAAATCAGATCTTAACAATAATTCAAATCAAAATAAGGGCTTTTTTACAAAACGTACAATTAAGTTTTTAACACTAATCACTCTCAGTACCGTGATGTTAACTTTCAATGCTTGTGCCAAAAAAACACCCTCAAAAGATTCGCCAGAACCTACTCCTACCATAGCGGAAAAGGAAGGTACTACTCCTATCTCGAAAAGTTCCTTTAAGTTAAATACTGTCGTGTCCATTACTTTATATGACAGTGAAGATGAGAGGATTATTGATGAAGCTTTTCAATTATGCGATTATTATGAAAACCTATTAAGCAGAACGAAGAAAGAAAGCGAAATCTATCAACTAAATGAAAAAGCTCATAATAGTTATACGGTTTCCGATGAAACCAAAGAGCTCTTAACAAAAGGATTCCTTTACAGTCAACTTTCTGATGGAGCTTTTGATTTAACGCTAGAACCACTCACAAGTCTCTGGAATTTCGGTTCAAGCGAGGAACGTCTTCCAAGTCCGGATGAAATTAAGGAAGCGTTAACTCATATTGGATATCAGTACTTAAAATTAGATGGCAACACGATTACTTTTGAGAAAGATGGTATGGGGATTGATTTAGGAGCCATCGCAAAAGGTTACATCGCTGATAAAATAAAAGAATTTTTAGTTTCTAAAGGTGTCAATAGCGCTATTATTAATTTAGGCGGTAACATTTTGTGTGTTGGTGAGAAGCCAGATGGTTCTGCCTTTAAGGTAGGAATTCAAAAACCATTTAAAGATCGTAACGAAACAATTGCAGTGATAGAAATTCGTGACCTAACAGTTGTGTCATCCGGTATCTATGAGCGTTTCTTTACCGTTGACGGCAAGAATTATCATCACATATTAAATCCATCCACTGGATATCCTTATGAAAATGATCTTACTTCAGTAACTATAGTTACGAAAGAATCTGTGGACGGTGATGCATTAAGTACCACTTGTTTTGCACTAGGCCTAGAGAAGGGAATGAAATTGATTGAATCATTACCTGATACCTATGCTGTATTCATAACATCGGATTATGAACTACATTACACCAAAGGTTTCAAAGAAAATATAAAGATTGTAGAGTAG
- a CDS encoding adenylosuccinate synthase produces the protein MVKAIVGANWGDEGKGKITDMLGEESDIIVRYQGGSNAGHTIINQYGKFALHLLPSGVFYDHTTCIIGNGVALNIPYLLEEIKSIVDQGVPMPKILVSDRTQIMMPYHILFDQYEEERLGGKSFGSTKSGIAPFYSDKYAKIGFQVSELFDEEELKEKVERVCEMKNIMLEHMYHKPLIDKNELYQTLIEYRNMVTPYVADVSAYLHEAIKEDKNILLEGQLGALKDPDFGIYPMVTSSSTLAAYGAIGAGIPPYEIKEIVTVVKAYSSAVGAGEFVSEIFGEEADELRKRGGDCGEYGATTGRPRRMGWFDAVASRYGCRMQGATEVALTVLDVLGYLKELPVCVGYEIDGVVTKDFPTTVKLKKAKPVYEVLPGWECDIDGIKTYEELPENCRKYIEFIEKELEVPVTLISNGPERDDIIRRK, from the coding sequence ATGGTTAAAGCAATTGTTGGTGCTAACTGGGGAGATGAAGGAAAAGGTAAGATAACAGATATGCTAGGTGAAGAATCTGACATTATCGTTCGTTATCAAGGCGGTAGTAATGCAGGACATACCATTATTAATCAGTATGGTAAGTTTGCTCTTCACTTACTTCCTTCTGGAGTATTTTATGATCATACGACTTGCATCATCGGAAACGGAGTTGCTTTGAATATTCCTTACCTTTTAGAAGAAATAAAATCAATTGTTGATCAAGGTGTTCCAATGCCTAAGATATTAGTTTCTGATCGTACCCAGATTATGATGCCTTATCATATTCTGTTTGATCAATATGAAGAAGAAAGACTTGGTGGAAAATCTTTTGGTTCCACAAAGTCCGGTATTGCTCCATTTTATTCTGATAAATATGCAAAGATAGGTTTTCAAGTATCTGAATTATTTGATGAAGAAGAGCTTAAAGAAAAAGTAGAACGTGTCTGTGAGATGAAAAATATCATGTTAGAGCATATGTATCACAAGCCATTAATTGATAAGAATGAGCTTTATCAGACATTAATTGAATATCGGAATATGGTTACTCCTTATGTAGCAGATGTTTCTGCTTATTTACATGAAGCAATAAAGGAAGATAAGAATATCTTATTAGAGGGACAGCTTGGAGCCTTAAAAGATCCTGACTTTGGTATCTACCCAATGGTAACATCCTCCTCTACTTTAGCAGCATATGGTGCAATTGGTGCTGGAATTCCACCATATGAAATAAAAGAGATCGTCACAGTTGTAAAAGCATATTCTTCTGCGGTTGGTGCCGGTGAATTTGTTAGTGAAATCTTCGGTGAAGAGGCAGACGAATTAAGAAAACGTGGTGGTGATTGTGGCGAATACGGTGCAACCACAGGAAGACCAAGGCGTATGGGATGGTTTGATGCAGTAGCAAGTAGATATGGATGTAGAATGCAGGGGGCAACCGAGGTAGCGTTAACAGTATTAGATGTTCTTGGTTATTTAAAAGAGTTACCAGTTTGTGTTGGTTATGAAATTGATGGAGTAGTAACGAAAGATTTCCCTACTACAGTAAAACTTAAGAAAGCAAAACCAGTATACGAAGTACTTCCAGGGTGGGAATGTGATATCGATGGAATTAAAACGTATGAAGAACTCCCAGAAAACTGCAGAAAGTACATTGAATTTATTGAAAAAGAGCTTGAAGTACCTGTTACCTTAATTTCCAATGGTCCTGAACGTGATGACATTATTCGTAGAAAATAA
- the dut gene encoding dUTP diphosphatase, translating to MSVTIKIKKVKENAMLPTRGSVEAAGYDLYACLDTDACEIKPHETVKIGTGLAIEIPSGYFGGIFARSGIAAKNGLRPANCVGVADSDYRGEYIIALHNDTDIVQTIANHERIAQLVVIPYLSVDFTEVEELSDTVRGDGGFGSTGTK from the coding sequence ATGTCAGTAACAATTAAGATAAAAAAAGTAAAAGAGAATGCAATGTTGCCAACAAGGGGCAGCGTAGAGGCAGCAGGATATGATTTATATGCGTGCCTAGACACGGATGCTTGTGAAATAAAACCACATGAAACTGTCAAAATAGGTACAGGGTTAGCAATTGAAATTCCATCCGGATACTTTGGTGGCATATTCGCGCGAAGCGGAATTGCTGCAAAGAACGGATTACGTCCTGCAAACTGCGTTGGTGTCGCGGATAGTGACTATCGTGGCGAATATATCATTGCACTTCATAATGATACCGATATAGTTCAAACGATTGCAAATCATGAACGTATTGCACAACTTGTGGTAATTCCTTATCTATCGGTTGATTTTACAGAAGTTGAGGAGCTATCAGATACAGTACGTGGTGATGGCGGATTCGGTAGTACAGGGACAAAGTAA